The following DNA comes from Simkania negevensis Z.
CGAAGGTGATCTTCTACTTGCCGTTTTGAGATCTGACCCAAAGTTTTGGGAGGAAAGACCTGACTTAAAGCATCATGTGTATGACATTGCAAAAAATGTTGATGATGATGAAATCGCCGAGAAATTAGAAAGCTATCTCTTTTATAGGAGAACAAGTTGATTCAACTCTTGGCTGCGAGATAAACTCTTAGATTTTATTCTGAAAGGGAGTAACGTAAAGAGTATGAATTGGATGAAATCACTGACGCTTTTTTTACTCTTTCTCCCTTCTCTTTTGCTGGGGCAACCTTCTGATTTGCACTTGAATACTCTTTATCATAGTTTGGACCGGTACTCGATTGCAGAACTCTTTGCTTTCTATCACCTCTATCCCGAAACACCGCAAGGGAAAAACGCCCTATCTGATGCGTGGAAACTCATGAACCTCCACCGCCCTAAAGAAAGCCAGCTCGATGAAAATCTGGCTCTTCCCGATATGGATTTGCAAGCGATCATCTCCTTTGTCAACAAGCAAGCGTTTGAACCCTCGGTGGTTCTTTCAGACGATCAGCTTAGAACAATTGAAAATGTCTCCAATCATTTGTCGAACCGGAAGCTGAAAGGTTTTTCTGTCTGGTCCAAAGAAGAAGTGATGGCCCTTTCTGTCGAAGATATTGACCTCGCCCGTTCCATCTTGATTTATCAGTTTGAAAATGCCGAAGATCCAAAACTTCAAATCCGCCAGTATGAAGCGAGTTTAGATCTCATGGCCTTGCAGATTATGGCTCGCCTTCCTCCCCATGCCTCTGACGAAGATAAAATCCACACCATCAATGATTTTATTTTCCACGAAAAACGCTTTCGCTTTCCTCCCCATTCGATTTGGGCAAAAGATGTCGACGTCTACACCTTTCTCCCTTCTGTTCTCGATAGTCGTTTGGGAGTTTGTTTAGGAGTTTCCATTCTTTATCTTTCGATTGCTCAACGTATGGATCTGCCTCTTGAGATCATTACACCACCCGGACACATCTATGTCCGTTATCAAACTTTAGAAAAAACCATCAACATTGAAACGACTGCGCGCGGAATTTCCCTCCCATCAAAGGTTTATCTTGGAATTAACACCCGTACGCTTCAACAGCGGAATATCAAAGAAGTGATTGGGCTTGCTTTCATCAACCAAGCCGCTGTTGCTTGGCAAAATGAAGATCACAAAACCACAGTTGAGCTTTATGAAAAAGCCCTTCCTTACCTTCCAAATGACCCCTTACTCAAGATGTTTTTGGGCTACAACTACCTGTTTGTCGGAAAAACAAACGAGGGAAAGACACTTCTCGAAGAAATCCGTCATTTGACATTTGACCATGCGGTGTCAAGAGAAACCACCCCCGAAGATTTTCTCGAGGGGCGCACGAATGCTGAAGGAATTCAAACTATTTTCCTCCATGTCGATGAAACGCGGACTTCGATTTTAGAAAAGCAAGAAAAGCTCAAAAAAATTCTCAAGAAGTATCCCCATTTCCGCGATGGGGTCTTGCACCTTGCCATCACTCAATTACAATTGGCGCAAGCTGGAGATGCACTCCAAACTCTATATCAGTATCATGAGTTAGACCCCTCGAATCCCACTGTAGAGTACTACCTTTCAATTGTTCTTTTAGAACGGCTCAAATGTCAAAAGGCATGGGAGCATTTGAAAATTGCTGAAAGACTCACGAGTCAAAGAGACCATGATCCGGAAGCCCTAAAAGGGCTTCGCCATCATCTGCGGAAACTTTATCCCGATCCGAAGGACCAAGTCTTAAAGTCGAGTCTTTAGAATCTCACCTACACGTAATGCGTTTGCAATGATCGTAAGTGCTGGGTTCACTCCAGAAATTGAGGGAAAAAAAGCTCCATCCACTACATACAAATTCTCAAGATCATGTGCCTTACAATCTGTATCGAGGACAGAGGTTTTGGGATCTGTTCCAAAACGGCACGTTCCCACCTGGTGAGCGACCGCAGCAAGGGGAATTTTCTTCGAAAGGTACACCTTGTTTGGAATGATATGAAAGTGTTTTTCACAAGATTCTAGCATTTTTTTTAGTTTATCCATCAGTCGCTTGTGAGCTTCGAGATTGTTGGGAGTGTAGTCAAGAATGATTTGCCCCTCGTCAGTCACTTTGACACGGTTGTTTGGGTCTGGCAAATCTTCAGATGTGATCCACCATCCCATTGCATGTTCTGCCATTTCTTTGAGTCCAAACCCAGGTGTGAGTGGTGGAGCATCTCCCTCAAGCATTTCTGGCTTAACTTTGCCTAAAAGCTGAATATGCCCTAAAGGAAATTCAGAATCGGGTGCCCCAAAGTAGTAGTTATTTACTCCGAATGTCTTTTGAAAAAATGTTGGATTTTTCTTTTTTGAAATGGCAACAATCGCCGAATTGTTATGGCACATATAATGTCGCCCTACAAGATCTGAGCTGTTGGCGAGCCCATTGGGAAATTTATCAGACTTTGATCTTAGTAATACAGCTGCAGAATTGATAGCACCACAAGAAAGAACAATAATTTTTCCTTCGACAGTTTCGGTTTTTCCGTCGCGCTCATACTCTACTTTTGTCACACGGGTTCCTTTTGTATTTGTCAGAAGCCGATGAACTTTAGCATTGCGTAGCAGAGTCACATTTGGATATTGAAGGGCTTCACGAATACATGTTGTATGCGCATCAGATTTAGCATCGACAAGACAGGGAAATCCATCACATGTATCACACCGAATACACTCACTTTGCTCGCGGTTATCTTCCTTTAACCTGATCCCTATTGGAAGGGGAAACGGATTCAACCCTCTGCTCTTTACAAGGTCAAATAATTCTTGCACCCTTGGTTCATGGCTTAGAGGAGGAAAAGAGTAGTCTGTTTTTTCTGGAGGTTCAGTTGGGTCTTCGCCCCGCTTTCCATGAACAGAATAGAGCTGTTCAGCTGCAAGGTAGTACGGTTGAA
Coding sequences within:
- a CDS encoding GMC family oxidoreductase; translation: MSYDLIVIGSGAGGGTLAYALREMGKKVLIIERGDYLPREKENWDPRAVFINGRYNPGEKWLDHKGKEFEPGTHYYVGGNTKFFGAALLRLREQDFEEVHHYGGISPAWPLKYADFQPYYLAAEQLYSVHGKRGEDPTEPPEKTDYSFPPLSHEPRVQELFDLVKSRGLNPFPLPIGIRLKEDNREQSECIRCDTCDGFPCLVDAKSDAHTTCIREALQYPNVTLLRNAKVHRLLTNTKGTRVTKVEYERDGKTETVEGKIIVLSCGAINSAAVLLRSKSDKFPNGLANSSDLVGRHYMCHNNSAIVAISKKKNPTFFQKTFGVNNYYFGAPDSEFPLGHIQLLGKVKPEMLEGDAPPLTPGFGLKEMAEHAMGWWITSEDLPDPNNRVKVTDEGQIILDYTPNNLEAHKRLMDKLKKMLESCEKHFHIIPNKVYLSKKIPLAAVAHQVGTCRFGTDPKTSVLDTDCKAHDLENLYVVDGAFFPSISGVNPALTIIANALRVGEILKTRL
- a CDS encoding transglutaminase family protein, giving the protein MNWMKSLTLFLLFLPSLLLGQPSDLHLNTLYHSLDRYSIAELFAFYHLYPETPQGKNALSDAWKLMNLHRPKESQLDENLALPDMDLQAIISFVNKQAFEPSVVLSDDQLRTIENVSNHLSNRKLKGFSVWSKEEVMALSVEDIDLARSILIYQFENAEDPKLQIRQYEASLDLMALQIMARLPPHASDEDKIHTINDFIFHEKRFRFPPHSIWAKDVDVYTFLPSVLDSRLGVCLGVSILYLSIAQRMDLPLEIITPPGHIYVRYQTLEKTINIETTARGISLPSKVYLGINTRTLQQRNIKEVIGLAFINQAAVAWQNEDHKTTVELYEKALPYLPNDPLLKMFLGYNYLFVGKTNEGKTLLEEIRHLTFDHAVSRETTPEDFLEGRTNAEGIQTIFLHVDETRTSILEKQEKLKKILKKYPHFRDGVLHLAITQLQLAQAGDALQTLYQYHELDPSNPTVEYYLSIVLLERLKCQKAWEHLKIAERLTSQRDHDPEALKGLRHHLRKLYPDPKDQVLKSSL